One genomic segment of Pseudonocardia sp. T1-2H includes these proteins:
- a CDS encoding cation:proton antiporter, with translation MDNLGSVLNSLVLVCVVAALAPVIVALLPGPRVPQLVVLILGGIVLGPHGLGVSDPGVLILVANIGLGMVFLLAGYELDPAVFRERAGRLALTGWVITVVLAAGLVGVLAALGLVRAFVPVALGLTTTALGTLLPILREHDLLAGQFGRYVLAAGAVGELLPILGIALFLSTQSQFVAILSVASVGVLALVLSFAPRLARGNRIGRIVKEGEHATSQTTLRFSLVLLLFLLAVAAEFGLDVVLGAFLAGMVLRRWAPGDTHALEEKLDAVGYGFFIPVFFVVSGMTLDLHSIMEAPLRLVVFFVLLLVVRGLPALVIYRRALPMTQRLQMMFITATSLPLLVALSEIGLRNGTMLAENAAALVGAGVLSVIFYPAIAVAIGARRAARDRVDPTRAAPGDRSAPDEPRSDPSAT, from the coding sequence ATGGACAATCTCGGGAGTGTGCTGAACAGCCTGGTGCTGGTCTGCGTCGTGGCCGCGCTGGCCCCGGTGATCGTGGCACTGCTCCCGGGACCGCGGGTGCCGCAGCTCGTGGTCTTGATCCTCGGTGGGATCGTGCTCGGGCCACACGGTCTCGGCGTGTCCGACCCCGGGGTCCTCATCCTCGTCGCCAACATCGGCCTCGGGATGGTTTTCCTGCTGGCGGGCTACGAGCTCGACCCGGCCGTGTTCCGCGAGCGCGCCGGGCGGCTGGCGCTGACCGGTTGGGTGATCACCGTTGTGCTCGCCGCCGGGTTGGTCGGCGTCCTCGCCGCGCTCGGTCTCGTGCGCGCGTTCGTACCGGTCGCCTTGGGTTTGACCACGACGGCACTGGGAACGCTGCTGCCGATCCTGCGCGAACACGACCTGCTCGCCGGGCAGTTCGGGCGCTACGTCCTCGCTGCCGGTGCGGTCGGCGAACTGCTGCCGATCCTCGGCATCGCGCTCTTCCTCAGCACGCAGAGTCAGTTCGTCGCGATCCTGTCGGTTGCCTCGGTCGGGGTGCTCGCCCTCGTCCTCTCCTTCGCGCCCCGGCTCGCGCGCGGCAACCGGATAGGGCGGATCGTGAAGGAAGGCGAGCACGCCACGTCCCAAACCACGCTGCGGTTCTCCCTCGTGCTGCTCCTGTTCCTGCTGGCGGTCGCGGCCGAATTCGGCCTCGACGTGGTGCTGGGGGCGTTCCTGGCGGGCATGGTGCTGCGCCGGTGGGCACCCGGTGACACCCACGCGCTGGAGGAGAAGCTCGACGCAGTCGGCTACGGCTTCTTCATCCCGGTCTTCTTTGTGGTGTCGGGGATGACCCTCGACCTGCACTCGATCATGGAGGCCCCGCTGCGGCTGGTGGTGTTCTTCGTCCTGCTCCTGGTCGTTCGCGGGCTGCCGGCGCTGGTGATCTATCGCAGGGCCCTGCCCATGACGCAGCGGCTACAGATGATGTTCATCACCGCCACCTCCCTGCCACTGCTCGTCGCGCTCTCCGAGATCGGGCTGCGGAACGGGACCATGCTGGCGGAGAACGCCGCCGCGCTGGTCGGCGCCGGCGTGTTGTCGGTGATCTTCTACCCGGCCATCGCCGTCGCGATCGGGGCCCGGAGAGCGGCCCGCGACCGCGTCGATCCCACCCGCGCGGCGCCGGGCGACAGGTCCGCACCCGACGAGCCGCGGTCCGATCCGTCCGCGACCTGA
- a CDS encoding Rv3235 family protein — translation MVADDETVPAPRSPGKALRCAPVAARSPPASPARRPGHGQERRPAGAPPPRTPAGTRRPPAAATPEDSAHAQLPHPDRPPPAARLWPAFRVSRPNIEPPLEDAPPNGCPTCGHAPDRAEALAPVEAGPLTRDVPRDAAAVTAARRGLQAILEAAVGRRSLAQIRRHADRRVLAYLKQIEPVCARAGSISLRRFHAAQPHEGALEVTALVELGRPRALAARFELAELDLWRCTALRIL, via the coding sequence GTGGTCGCCGACGACGAGACGGTGCCCGCGCCCCGCTCGCCGGGCAAGGCCCTGCGCTGCGCTCCGGTCGCTGCGCGATCGCCTCCGGCGAGCCCGGCCCGCCGGCCCGGGCACGGCCAGGAGCGCCGTCCCGCCGGCGCCCCACCGCCCCGCACCCCGGCGGGCACGCGCCGGCCACCGGCCGCCGCGACCCCGGAGGACAGCGCTCATGCCCAGCTCCCACACCCAGACCGCCCACCACCCGCCGCGCGCCTCTGGCCCGCGTTCCGGGTCTCCCGGCCGAACATCGAACCGCCGCTCGAGGACGCGCCGCCGAACGGCTGCCCGACCTGCGGGCACGCCCCGGACCGGGCCGAGGCCCTCGCGCCGGTGGAGGCCGGGCCGCTCACCCGCGACGTCCCCCGGGACGCGGCCGCGGTCACGGCCGCCCGTCGCGGGCTGCAGGCGATCCTGGAGGCAGCCGTCGGGCGCCGCAGCCTTGCCCAGATCAGACGGCACGCCGACCGCCGCGTGCTCGCCTACCTCAAGCAGATCGAGCCCGTCTGCGCCCGCGCCGGATCCATCAGCCTGCGCCGGTTCCACGCCGCGCAGCCCCACGAAGGTGCCCTCGAGGTCACGGCCCTGGTCGAGCTCGGGCGGCCGCGGGCGCTGGCCGCCCGCTTCGAGCTCGCCGAGCTCGACCTCTGGAGGTGCACCGCCCTGCGCATCCTCTGA
- a CDS encoding SMI1/KNR4 family protein, which produces MTSLDTLENALAAALGRPTFAPGLTDEEIDEALRPSGLVLPAEVRAYLRRHNGAAPSSRVLAPWLIGHWLPLSLCEAMTEREVRRAMASEDFGGEPDVADAAWGPGWLPLFRAGNGYILAIDCNAEPGADGRAAVLRMSRVTPAPPSIPSLEDLFDFFTLALTTGAWAWDEGRRRWVFDRARLVDHPFARLL; this is translated from the coding sequence GTGACGAGTCTCGACACCCTCGAGAACGCTCTCGCCGCTGCGCTGGGCCGCCCGACGTTCGCGCCAGGACTGACTGACGAGGAGATTGACGAGGCCCTCCGCCCCTCCGGGCTGGTGCTGCCAGCCGAGGTCCGCGCGTACCTGCGCCGCCACAACGGTGCCGCGCCCAGCTCCCGTGTGCTGGCCCCATGGCTGATCGGGCATTGGTTGCCATTATCGTTGTGTGAGGCAATGACCGAGCGCGAGGTGCGGCGCGCAATGGCGTCCGAGGATTTCGGGGGAGAGCCCGACGTCGCCGACGCGGCCTGGGGGCCCGGGTGGCTGCCGCTGTTCAGGGCGGGAAATGGCTACATCCTCGCCATTGACTGCAATGCCGAGCCCGGTGCAGATGGCCGTGCCGCCGTGCTGCGTATGTCCAGGGTGACTCCGGCGCCGCCCTCGATACCCTCGCTCGAGGATCTGTTCGACTTCTTCACGCTCGCGCTGACTACCGGGGCTTGGGCGTGGGACGAGGGCCGGCGAAGGTGGGTGTTCGACCGGGCGCGGTTGGTGGATCATCCGTTCGCACGCCTGCTCTGA
- a CDS encoding DMT family transporter, protein MAWVFVILGGFFETAFAVSLKYSEGFRRLWPTVSFVVCSVISFALLTGGLRELPVGTAYAAWTGIGAVGTAAVGMIWFGDSPGLLRVGSVALIVAGVVGLNLAGSDAH, encoded by the coding sequence GTGGCCTGGGTGTTCGTCATCCTCGGAGGCTTCTTCGAGACCGCATTCGCGGTGTCGCTGAAGTACTCGGAGGGATTCCGCCGGCTGTGGCCGACCGTGTCGTTCGTGGTCTGCTCCGTCATCAGTTTCGCCCTGCTGACGGGGGGCCTGCGGGAACTGCCGGTAGGTACCGCCTACGCGGCCTGGACCGGGATCGGTGCGGTGGGGACCGCCGCGGTGGGAATGATCTGGTTCGGTGACTCGCCGGGGTTACTCCGGGTCGGCTCGGTCGCATTGATTGTCGCTGGGGTCGTCGGGCTCAACCTGGCCGGTTCGGATGCCCACTAG
- a CDS encoding NAD(P)-dependent alcohol dehydrogenase: MLAVRLEQYGQIPVVTDVPEPVLQGPDDVIVAVEGAGVCRTDLHAVHGELADVFPTPLPFTLGHEVAGVVVQKGAGARGVDLGTKVVLHPLMTCGLCRACRRGEDQHCVEGQFVGLAVDGGMAQFVRTNARALVPLASTTDTREVAPLADAGITAYHALRREVSHLTSESVAVILGCGGLGHLAIQMLRAMSDCVIVAVDPKEAARDLAKSVGADHVAGDDAEEVVAEASRGAGATAVFDFVGEGDAPALSVSLLGAQGLYSAVGYGGTSSIPTMELVLKELRVQGNMVGTYQDLAELIALYERGLLQSHVVSYPLADAHRAFDDLERGLVRGRAVLTP; encoded by the coding sequence ATGCTCGCCGTTCGTCTTGAGCAGTACGGGCAGATCCCCGTGGTCACCGATGTGCCCGAGCCGGTCCTGCAGGGCCCCGACGACGTCATCGTCGCGGTCGAGGGCGCCGGCGTCTGCCGGACCGACCTGCACGCCGTCCACGGCGAGCTGGCCGACGTCTTCCCGACCCCGCTACCGTTCACGCTGGGGCACGAGGTCGCCGGCGTCGTGGTCCAGAAGGGTGCCGGCGCGCGCGGTGTCGACCTCGGAACCAAGGTCGTCCTGCACCCGTTGATGACCTGCGGGCTCTGCCGGGCCTGCCGCCGCGGCGAGGACCAGCACTGCGTCGAGGGCCAGTTCGTCGGTCTCGCCGTGGACGGCGGGATGGCCCAGTTCGTGCGGACGAACGCGCGGGCGCTCGTCCCGCTCGCGTCCACGACCGACACCCGTGAGGTCGCCCCGCTGGCCGACGCCGGCATCACCGCCTACCACGCGCTCCGCCGGGAGGTCTCTCACCTCACCTCCGAGAGCGTCGCGGTCATCCTCGGGTGCGGTGGCCTCGGCCACCTGGCGATCCAGATGCTGCGGGCGATGAGCGACTGCGTCATCGTCGCCGTCGATCCGAAGGAGGCGGCCCGGGATCTGGCGAAGTCGGTCGGCGCCGACCACGTGGCCGGTGACGATGCCGAGGAGGTCGTCGCCGAGGCGTCCCGCGGTGCTGGCGCCACCGCGGTCTTCGACTTCGTGGGCGAGGGGGACGCCCCGGCCCTGAGCGTGAGCCTGCTCGGCGCCCAGGGCTTGTACTCGGCCGTCGGCTACGGCGGCACCAGCAGCATCCCGACAATGGAGCTGGTGCTCAAGGAGCTTCGGGTGCAGGGCAACATGGTCGGCACCTATCAGGACCTGGCGGAGCTGATCGCGCTTTATGAGCGCGGTCTGCTGCAGTCCCATGTCGTGTCCTACCCGCTCGCCGACGCTCACCGGGCGTTCGACGACCTGGAGAGGGGGCTCGTCCGAGGACGCGCGGTCCTCACGCCGTGA
- a CDS encoding aromatic ring-hydroxylating oxygenase subunit alpha — translation MTEVLSRPTTDGVRELVRRIGEQAALPLEESRALPARAYWDPEFYSYELEHIFRKDWICIARVEEVPDKGSYRAIDLAGEPLIVVRGNDEQVRVFSRVCRHRYADLMGGERTDEERVSGCVARFECPYHAWIYRLDGSLLSAPEMSGRPGFDKNANGLREIRTEIWQGFVFVNLDDDTDIPFDMTTVAEIQDGYDLTDWEIASVIDWGESRVNWKIVVENFLEVYHHIGIHKNVLQPLWRLGKCQQGHHTGPDFYYSRMMAGAEVAIGEEDGHLLHPLFLPAKQGLSAFQRSHTLLLAKFPAYLCAPGPDITFWFRSLPTGPETHRLEIHLLVPKENLGAEDFDAKMKEATDFLKLVQAQDASVNEAVQSSSKSRYATDGVLQTHEQPLWQLQKYLASRLPAQD, via the coding sequence GTGACTGAGGTTCTGAGCCGCCCGACGACGGACGGGGTGCGGGAGCTGGTGCGGCGGATCGGCGAGCAGGCCGCTCTGCCCCTGGAGGAGAGCCGCGCGCTGCCGGCCCGTGCCTACTGGGACCCGGAGTTCTACTCCTACGAACTCGAGCACATCTTCCGCAAGGACTGGATCTGCATCGCCCGGGTCGAGGAGGTGCCTGACAAGGGCAGCTACCGGGCGATCGACCTGGCGGGGGAGCCGTTGATCGTCGTGCGCGGCAACGACGAGCAGGTCCGGGTCTTCTCCCGGGTCTGTCGGCACCGCTACGCCGACCTGATGGGTGGTGAGCGCACCGACGAGGAGCGGGTCAGCGGCTGCGTGGCCCGGTTCGAGTGCCCGTATCACGCGTGGATCTACCGGCTCGACGGCAGCCTGCTCAGCGCGCCGGAGATGTCGGGGCGGCCCGGCTTCGACAAGAACGCCAACGGTCTGCGCGAGATCCGCACCGAGATCTGGCAGGGATTCGTCTTCGTCAACCTCGACGACGACACCGACATCCCGTTCGACATGACCACCGTCGCGGAGATCCAGGACGGCTACGACCTCACCGACTGGGAGATCGCCTCGGTCATCGACTGGGGCGAGTCCAGGGTCAACTGGAAGATCGTCGTGGAGAACTTCCTCGAGGTCTACCACCACATCGGCATCCACAAGAACGTGCTGCAGCCGCTGTGGCGCCTCGGCAAGTGCCAGCAGGGCCACCACACCGGTCCCGACTTCTACTACTCCCGCATGATGGCCGGCGCCGAGGTGGCGATCGGCGAGGAGGACGGCCACCTGCTGCACCCGCTGTTCCTGCCGGCCAAGCAGGGGCTGAGTGCGTTCCAGCGGTCGCACACGCTGCTGCTCGCGAAGTTCCCCGCCTACCTCTGCGCGCCCGGCCCGGACATCACGTTCTGGTTCCGGTCGCTGCCGACCGGCCCGGAGACCCACCGCCTGGAGATCCATCTGCTGGTGCCGAAGGAGAACCTCGGCGCCGAGGACTTCGACGCGAAGATGAAGGAAGCCACCGACTTCCTGAAGCTCGTGCAGGCCCAGGACGCCAGCGTCAACGAGGCCGTGCAGTCGTCGTCGAAGTCGCGCTACGCCACGGACGGCGTCCTGCAGACCCACGAGCAGCCGCTCTGGCAGCTCCAGAAGTACCTGGCCTCCCGGCTGCCCGCGCAGGACTGA
- a CDS encoding purine-cytosine permease family protein has translation MAMQASNDAPHQPPTDEVGKVETRGVDFVPLSARQDRPRDIGTVFLGANMCFGTIVLGALPILFGLGWWAAFWAITVGTLLGTAFFGPVGLIGPRTGTNSAVSSGAFFGVVGRLIGSLVVLVIAIGFYALAVWTGGQAVVAGAHKLFGLPQDTLEFAIAYGLIGAITVVLALIGHATLVASQKVMAPLIAVLLIVGVLIELPDFDPGYAGGEYVLGSFWPTWVLSMVASASLALSYGPFANDYARYLPARAARRGALWGSAGIFFGCWFALLFAAFFTSMMAPGTADFVVGLVEVSPTWYAVPIVVIGLLGGFGQGSLALYGTGLDTSSLIPRLSRVNATVVVSVVGVGLVYLGALVWDALSLVSTFTVLLTVIAAPWLVINVMGHLALRGRYVPEDLQVFNVGMTGGTYWFRRGVNWYAMAAWLPSVVLGLLFANTPPLMEGPWRNAAGGIDLSFLSAALVAFLIYGAFLLLVPGRVLPATSGTPLVGLATTSGVAPAPGEVPADHAAPLNAPLGPEGAPST, from the coding sequence ATGGCGATGCAGGCGAGCAACGACGCTCCCCACCAGCCCCCCACCGACGAGGTCGGCAAGGTCGAGACGCGGGGGGTCGACTTCGTCCCGCTCTCCGCGCGGCAGGACCGGCCCCGCGATATCGGAACCGTCTTCCTCGGCGCGAACATGTGCTTCGGCACGATCGTGCTCGGGGCGCTGCCAATCCTGTTCGGGCTCGGCTGGTGGGCGGCCTTCTGGGCCATCACGGTGGGCACCCTGCTGGGGACCGCCTTCTTCGGCCCGGTCGGGCTGATCGGGCCGCGCACCGGCACCAACAGCGCGGTGAGCAGCGGGGCGTTCTTCGGCGTCGTCGGGCGCCTGATCGGCTCGCTGGTCGTTCTCGTCATCGCGATCGGGTTCTACGCTCTCGCGGTCTGGACCGGCGGGCAGGCGGTGGTCGCGGGCGCCCACAAGCTGTTCGGCCTACCCCAGGACACCCTCGAGTTCGCCATCGCCTACGGGCTGATCGGCGCGATCACCGTCGTGCTCGCACTGATCGGGCACGCCACACTGGTGGCCTCCCAGAAGGTGATGGCGCCGCTCATCGCGGTCCTGTTGATCGTCGGGGTGCTGATCGAGCTGCCGGACTTCGACCCCGGCTACGCGGGCGGGGAGTACGTGCTCGGGAGCTTCTGGCCGACCTGGGTGCTCTCGATGGTCGCCTCGGCCTCGCTCGCGCTGTCCTACGGCCCCTTCGCCAACGACTACGCCCGGTACCTGCCCGCCCGGGCCGCGCGCCGCGGCGCCCTGTGGGGCAGTGCCGGCATCTTCTTCGGCTGCTGGTTCGCCCTGCTCTTCGCCGCGTTCTTCACGTCCATGATGGCTCCGGGGACGGCCGACTTCGTCGTCGGCCTGGTCGAGGTCTCGCCGACCTGGTACGCGGTGCCCATCGTCGTCATCGGGCTGCTCGGGGGCTTCGGTCAGGGCTCGCTGGCCCTCTACGGCACCGGTCTGGACACCTCGTCGCTGATCCCGCGGTTGAGCCGGGTGAACGCCACCGTCGTGGTCAGCGTCGTCGGGGTGGGGCTGGTGTACCTGGGCGCCCTCGTCTGGGACGCCCTGAGCCTGGTGTCGACCTTCACTGTTCTGCTCACGGTCATCGCAGCGCCGTGGCTGGTCATCAACGTGATGGGGCACCTGGCCCTGCGGGGCCGGTACGTCCCCGAGGACCTGCAGGTGTTCAACGTCGGCATGACCGGTGGGACCTACTGGTTCCGGCGCGGCGTCAACTGGTACGCGATGGCGGCCTGGCTGCCCTCGGTGGTCCTCGGACTGCTGTTCGCCAACACCCCGCCGCTGATGGAGGGGCCGTGGCGCAACGCCGCCGGGGGCATCGACCTCAGCTTCCTGTCCGCTGCGCTCGTCGCGTTCCTGATCTACGGAGCGTTCCTCCTGCTCGTCCCGGGGCGCGTGTTGCCTGCCACGTCGGGGACCCCGCTGGTCGGCCTCGCCACCACCTCGGGTGTGGCTCCCGCGCCGGGTGAGGTCCCTGCGGACCATGCCGCGCCGCTCAACGCCCCGCTCGGGCCCGAAGGAGCCCCGAGCACCTGA
- a CDS encoding helix-turn-helix transcriptional regulator yields MEERVEVILDELRAVVPYQAVMLAGADPVSGRPRRVAHYGYPKRLSDYMIGDAFGTEMLEPFAYSLRGWPVRECDLPMDPLSLRPIAEHLRPAGFPEGLLMALSAGDGRDVGFLIMSVDDARTPPSDEAISSIGHVAGVLANLVDPLGDARWLASVLGEQQTAVAIMPNGTITSLRGSVPADLLDPTSRLRQAVDRVARASSADTPFTWLDDEGAWYACRLFRCRDGIVVLTMTDSEQRHRLTRRELEVLTHLAAGSTNDEIAAELVVTTRTVRAHVERVMEKLAVGSRSGAAARAIREGLLIP; encoded by the coding sequence GTGGAGGAACGGGTCGAAGTCATCCTCGACGAGCTGCGCGCGGTGGTGCCCTACCAGGCCGTGATGCTCGCCGGAGCCGATCCGGTCAGTGGCCGGCCGCGCCGCGTCGCCCACTACGGGTATCCCAAGCGGCTGTCCGACTACATGATCGGCGACGCCTTCGGGACAGAGATGCTGGAGCCTTTTGCGTACAGCCTTCGGGGTTGGCCCGTCCGCGAGTGCGATCTGCCGATGGACCCACTCTCGCTGCGACCGATCGCCGAGCATCTCCGGCCCGCGGGTTTCCCCGAGGGTTTGCTGATGGCGTTGAGCGCCGGCGACGGCCGTGACGTCGGGTTTCTGATCATGTCAGTGGACGACGCCCGGACTCCGCCGTCGGACGAGGCGATCTCCTCCATCGGGCACGTCGCCGGGGTGCTGGCCAATCTCGTCGACCCGCTCGGCGACGCCCGCTGGTTGGCCTCCGTATTGGGTGAGCAGCAGACGGCCGTCGCGATCATGCCGAACGGGACGATCACATCGCTGCGCGGGAGCGTGCCGGCAGACCTCCTCGACCCCACGTCGCGATTGCGGCAGGCGGTGGACCGCGTGGCCCGGGCGAGTTCGGCCGACACGCCGTTCACCTGGCTCGATGATGAGGGTGCCTGGTACGCCTGCCGGCTGTTCCGCTGCCGCGATGGCATCGTCGTCCTCACCATGACGGACAGCGAGCAACGGCACCGGCTCACTCGCCGGGAACTTGAGGTTCTCACCCACCTGGCGGCCGGGAGCACCAACGACGAGATCGCTGCGGAGCTCGTCGTCACCACGAGGACCGTGCGGGCCCACGTGGAGCGCGTGATGGAGAAGCTCGCGGTGGGCTCACGCTCCGGTGCCGCGGCCCGCGCCATCCGCGAGGGCCTGCTCATCCCCTGA
- a CDS encoding AMP-binding enzyme gives MLLRGANVMAGYWGLPEATEQALNGGWLHTGDIGIRDADGYLYIVDRKHAMIITGGANVYPREVEDVLYSHPAVAEAAVVGVPDETWGETVLAVIALRPVDMLTEAELIGFCAERLADYKKPRQVVFVDAIPKKPVGKIDKAALRSGFAAMAVEDS, from the coding sequence GTGCTCCTGCGGGGAGCGAACGTGATGGCCGGCTACTGGGGCCTGCCGGAGGCGACCGAGCAGGCGTTGAACGGTGGCTGGCTGCACACCGGTGACATCGGCATCCGGGATGCGGACGGTTACCTCTACATCGTCGACCGCAAGCACGCCATGATCATCACCGGTGGTGCCAACGTGTACCCGCGCGAGGTGGAGGACGTGCTCTACTCCCATCCCGCCGTGGCGGAGGCCGCCGTCGTCGGGGTCCCCGACGAGACGTGGGGCGAGACCGTGCTGGCCGTGATCGCACTCCGCCCGGTCGATATGCTGACCGAGGCCGAACTCATCGGTTTCTGTGCCGAGAGGCTGGCTGACTACAAGAAGCCGCGACAGGTGGTGTTCGTCGACGCGATCCCGAAGAAGCCCGTCGGGAAGATCGACAAAGCCGCGTTGCGCAGCGGGTTCGCCGCGATGGCGGTCGAAGACTCCTGA
- a CDS encoding NADH-ubiquinone oxidoreductase-F iron-sulfur binding region domain-containing protein — MSTWAARTPASTCSSEASSAGSPRLGPTWKLSHPGVARRGAGLGCGSLHLLEQPACPVAITADVIAFYAKHNAGQCGMCMASSTAIAATLAELGDPRPARNYAALLPRWAAQLRGRGACAVPDAIAVLLRALLRHHPQTVSRHIATGCDRCRRVESDPRWAHLVVTLPEPTGEPTDPRAAELVPTVMGAR, encoded by the coding sequence GTGAGCACCTGGGCCGCCAGGACTCCAGCCTCGACGTGCTCATCGGAGGCTTCTTCGGCGGGGTCACCCCGGCTTGGCCCGACCTGGAAGCTCAGCCACCCCGGCGTCGCGCGCCGGGGCGCCGGCCTGGGCTGCGGCTCCCTGCACCTCCTCGAGCAGCCTGCATGCCCCGTCGCGATCACCGCCGACGTGATCGCGTTCTACGCCAAGCACAACGCGGGGCAGTGCGGCATGTGCATGGCCTCGTCCACCGCGATCGCCGCCACCCTCGCCGAACTGGGCGATCCCCGCCCCGCCCGCAACTACGCGGCGCTGCTCCCAAGGTGGGCCGCCCAGCTGCGCGGCCGCGGCGCCTGCGCCGTGCCGGACGCGATCGCCGTGCTGCTGCGCGCTCTCCTGCGCCACCACCCGCAGACGGTGTCGCGGCACATCGCCACCGGGTGCGACCGGTGTCGCCGGGTCGAGAGCGACCCGCGATGGGCGCATCTCGTCGTCACCCTGCCGGAACCGACCGGCGAACCGACCGACCCGCGAGCCGCCGAGCTCGTGCCGACCGTGATGGGTGCTCGATGA
- a CDS encoding ferredoxin — MRLRVDPVKCQGYAICTEVAARHFTLDDWGFAQALVVDVTEADVEAVSEAIADCPVRAIRWIPGPGEADDRAAPAPAG; from the coding sequence ATGAGACTGCGTGTAGATCCCGTCAAGTGCCAGGGCTACGCCATCTGCACCGAGGTGGCGGCGCGCCACTTCACCCTCGACGACTGGGGATTCGCGCAGGCGCTGGTCGTCGACGTGACCGAGGCCGACGTCGAGGCGGTCTCCGAAGCGATCGCCGACTGCCCGGTCCGGGCCATCCGGTGGATCCCCGGCCCCGGCGAGGCCGACGACAGGGCCGCCCCGGCCCCGGCCGGCTGA